A genome region from Carcharodon carcharias isolate sCarCar2 chromosome 17, sCarCar2.pri, whole genome shotgun sequence includes the following:
- the LOC121290064 gene encoding D(1C) dopamine receptor-like yields the protein MPWKAAAKVAGFWPFGAFCDIWVAFDIMCSTASILNLCMISVDRYWAIARPFWYERRMTQPVAFVMIGTAWVLSILISFIPVQLSWHKSGQPLHPVNSSASEPPRGDCDSRLNRPYAISSSLVSFYIPVAIMVTTYTQIYRIAQRQIRQISSLERAVEHAQDCRGHDCARETSLKTSFRKETKVVKTLSIIMGVFVFCWLPFFVLNCLVPFCAMRAQHACVSETTFNIFVWFGWANSSLNPIIYAFNADFRRAFVTILGCHQWCLTNNVETVNFSNELVSYHHDTTFQKDVKTLSYPQLLPHAVQEADKDWTFDHVSQISQTSPNATNVLPVVIIVECEPEISLEKIMPFTPNGLA from the coding sequence ATGCCCTGGAAAGCCGCGGCCAAGGTGGCCGGCTTCTGGCCCTTTGGCGCCTTCTGTGACATCTGGGTGGCATTTGACATCATGTGTTCCACCGCGTCCATCCTGAACTTGTGTATGATCAGTGTGGACAGGTATTGGGCCATAGCCAGGCCGTTCTGGTACGAGAGACGAATGACCCAGCCGGTGGCTTTTGTGATGATTGGCACGGCCTGGGTCCTGTCCATCTTGATTTCCTTCATCCCGGTGCAACTGAGTTGGCACAAATCAGGGCAACCCCTCCATCCGGTCAACTCCAGCGCCAGTGAGCCCCCCCGAGGCGACTGTGATTCGCGCTTAAATCGACCTTACGCCATTTCATCCTCGTTGGTTAGCTTCTACATCCCAGTGGCAATCATGGTCACCACCTACACCCAGATCTACAGGATCGCCCAGAGACAGATAAGGCAGATTTCCTCCTTGGAGCGAGCCGTGGAACACGCTCAGGACTGCCGTGGGCATGACTGTGCCCGTGAAACCTCACTCAAGACCTCTTTCAGAAAGGAAACCAAAGTCGTCAAAACTCTCTCCATCATCATGGGCGTCTTCGTCTTTTGCTGGCTCCCCTTTTTTGTGCTCAACTGCCTGGTGCCCTTCTGTGCCATGCGTGCCCAGCACGCGTGCGTGAGCGAGACCACCTTCAATATCTTCGTGTGGTTTGGCTGGGCAAACTCCTCCCTCAACCCCATCATCTACGCCTTCAACGCCGACTTCAGGAGGGCCTTCGTCACCATCTTGGGTTGCCATCAATGGTGCCTCACCAACAACGTGGAGACAGTGAATTTTAGCAATGAGCTGGTGTCCTATCACCACGATACCACCTTTCAGAAAGACGTGAAGACTCTCAGTTACCCCCAGCTCCTCCCGCACGCCGTGCAAGAGGCGGACAAGGATTGGACCTTTGACCACGTTTCCCAGATCTCTCAAACATCTCCAAACGCCACCAACGTCTTGCCCGTGGTTATCATTGTGGAATGTGAGCCGGAAATCTCCCTGGAAAAGATCATGCCCTTCACTCCCAATGGGTTGGCATGA